The following proteins are encoded in a genomic region of Nicotiana sylvestris chromosome 4, ASM39365v2, whole genome shotgun sequence:
- the LOC138890563 gene encoding uncharacterized protein, protein MAVHEVGNGYRWITTVGTGKIKRITSLPYHPSVNGQVEATNKVTIKNLKKRLEAAKGKWPEELPGVLWAYQTTAKLSTGETPFSFVYGAEALISVEVREPTLRYFQAGEEANNEAILVNLELLDKRTNLAHIRMETQKQRIKRYNNRRANLRYFKVGDFVLRKVTQNTQEVNTGKLGTTWEGPYKVSFVTGKVSYKLENRDGEK, encoded by the exons atggccgttcatgaagtggggaatggatatcgttgGATCACTACCGTCGGCACTGGCAAG ATCAAAAGAATCACATCTTTGCCCTACCATCCGAGCGTAAATGGTCAGGTAGAAGCAACAAACAAAGTGACTATAAAAAATctcaaaaagagattggaagcagcTAAAGGTAAATGGCCTGAGGAACTTCCTGGAGTGCTATGGGCATACCAAACGACAGCGAAATTGAGTACAGGAGAAACTCCTTTCTCCTTTGTATATGGAGCAGAAGCCTTAATCTCGGTGGAAGTAAGGGAGCCTACCTTAAGATATTTCCAAGCAGGTGAAGAGGCAAACAATGAAGCAATATTAGTCAACTTGGAGCTACTCGATAAGCGCACGAACTTGGCGCATATAAGAATGGAAACCCAAAAGCAGAGAATAAAAAGATATAACAATCGAAGAGCTAACCTCCGTTATTTTAAAGTGGGAGATTTCGTTCTAAGAAAAGTAACTCAAAACACTCAAGAAGTCAACACTGGGAAGCTAGGTACAACATGGGAAGGGCCCTACAAGGTTTCATTTGTCACTGGAAAAGTTTCATACAAGTTAGAGAATCGGGATGGAGAAAAGTAG
- the LOC138890562 gene encoding uncharacterized protein produces the protein MHILRKENAEADALGNLVSSIEMKGSDSVTVVQLMHSVLDVDNYYKVNRTNLVWDWRNEIIDYLEHGKLLEDSKASRALRAKVARYSFKRGQLYMKSFQGPLARCLGASEVNYVMREVHKGIYGNHLGIDSLLLKLARAGYY, from the coding sequence ATGCATATCCTGAGGAAAGAAAATGCAGAAGCTGATGCATTAGGTAACCTCGTTTCATCAATAGAAATGAAGGGATCGGATTCCGTGACGGTAGTACAGCTCATGCACTCAGTTCTGGATGTAGACAACTACTATAAAGTGAATAGGACTAATTTGGTTTGGGACTGGAGGAATGAGATCATTGATTATCTCGAACACGGGAAGTTGCTCGAAGACTCCAAGGCATCCCGAGCTTTGCGCGCCAAAGTAGCACGATATAGCTTTAAAAGAGGCCAACTGTATATGAAATCTTTCCAAGGCCCGCTGGCCCGATGTTTGGGAGCTTCTGAAGTTAACTATGTTATGCGAGAAGTCCACAAAGGGATATATGGAAATCATTTGGGCATTGATTCCTTGCTCCTAAAATTGGCAAGGGCAGGATACTATTAG